From the genome of Prunus persica cultivar Lovell chromosome G8, Prunus_persica_NCBIv2, whole genome shotgun sequence:
TTTTAAACTCATTGACAAAGTTTGTGACTCGGTTTTATCTTGTTATAATTGTCACTGGTGTTGTCACTCGTTTCGTTCCCTCAATGATGCATTTTGGCGGGTAATGGTTACCGAATGCAGTGCAAGGTGTGCATGCAGACATTTATATGTACCACATCAGAGGTGAAGTGCCGGGAACATGCTGAAGCAAAGCACCCTAAGGCTGATGTTTATTCTTGTTTCCCACATCTTAAAAAGTGATCCTTAAAACTGCAAAACTTGCAGACTGGGACTGGCTTTAGAATGTATATGTATCTTGCTACTCTGGCTTTAGAATGGCTTTAGTTAATGAAGTTGTGTTGTCTATTCAACCATCCAATatgcccaaaagaaaaaggtctgttaaagaataaagaaaatggtGTTGAGTTGGATTTTGAATGTTAAATTACTAGGCACAGATCAATTTAGATATCTGGATTGGAGCATGCGTCTCATAAATCTACtgtattttcattaaaaatatatgattTGGCTAAAGCTTATTTGTCTTGCACAAAGTTGCTCTGATCTATGAGTAATCTTTTGTTTGACAATCAGTGTcccatggttttttttttttccaatccaTGTTATACGTGTGTATTATTATATCATAGTATATAAATTATGTCATTCATTCATATTACAATGTTTGGATTCATAACATCACGTGACGGTGATATAGTCTCGCTTTAAAATTTCGAATGTTTAGATTGATAACATCATATTACGGTCTTATAGTCTCATGACAGTCTTATAGTCTTgctttaaaatttcttttctttttgggtcagATCTACCATAGTTAGACAACCTCATTTTCCTATTGGTCAAAAAGAATCCTAGTAACCCACTCCGCCATATGGTCCGGCAAAATTGTTGCTACTGAACTGATTGCCCACCATGAATGTCTTCGGTCAAAGAAGCTTCACAGGGCAGGTTCCAAATCACTCATTAAGCATCAGCTCAGAACTTACTCAAGCATATTGGCCAATTGGCTTTTACCAACCAGCAAATAAAGAAGGAAATTTCCACTCCACTCAATTCTTTCTTTGTGTGGAAAGTCGTTTCTGTGAGGAcactaataattaaaaaccaCATGCTCTCGAAAAAGACATATTTTACATACAAGTTGCTAAGTTTGTGATTCTTCCattcaaaagggaaaatgctttataattcatttattttttcaacttttatcCAAATTCTCACACATGAAGTGGAATCCATGA
Proteins encoded in this window:
- the LOC18767307 gene encoding uncharacterized protein At2g23090, encoding MGGGNGQKAKTARERNMEKQKAAKGSQLEANKKAMNIQCKVCMQTFICTTSEVKCREHAEAKHPKADVYSCFPHLKK